A DNA window from Rhinolophus sinicus isolate RSC01 linkage group LG10, ASM3656204v1, whole genome shotgun sequence contains the following coding sequences:
- the SETD2 gene encoding histone-lysine N-methyltransferase SETD2 isoform X3 — protein sequence MKQLPPQPPPKMGDFYDPEHPTPEEEENEAKSENVQKTGFIKGPMFKGVVASSRFLPKGTKTKVNLEEQGRQKVSFSFSFTKKTLQNRFLTALGNDKQSDTPNSPSVPLQVDLTSKIKMDVGDTLSVTEESSPPKSRVELGKIHFKKHLLHVTSRPLLTTTPAVTSPPPPIVTSPAVMAESTTVDSPPSSPPPPPPPPQAATSSPPAPVTEPVALPHTPITVLMTAPVDVAVRALKEPSVTIVPESSEVDTKQDTVSDSSEEHIIQNSNEQADIPSQKEDSHIGKEEEIPDSSKSSLSSKKTGSKKKSSQSESTFLGSESDEDSVRTSSSQRSHDLKFSASIEKERDSKKSLAPLKSEDLGKSSRSKTERDDKYFSYSKLERDTRYISSRCRSERERRRSRSRSRSDRGSRTSLSYSRSERSHYYDSDRRYHRSSPYRERTRYSRPYTDNRARESSDSEDEYKKTYSRRTSSHSSSYRDLRTSSSYSKSDRDCKTESSYLEMEKRGKHSLKLERESKRTSENETVKRCCSPPNELGFRRGSSYSKHENSASRYKSTPSKSIPKSDKFKNSFCCTELNEEIKQSHSFSLQTPCSRGSEVRMISKNPERKKTGSPSPSNQLNDSPTFRKLEESPIFKSEFIGHDSHGSVKELDSLSKVKNDQLRSYCPIELNINGSPGAESDLVTFCTSKTDTVLMSSDDSVTGSEVSPLVKACLLSSNGFQNISRCKETDLDDTCMQHSKSESPFRETEPPVSPHQEKLMSSPVMAIDYSKTVVKEPVDLRVSCCKTKDSDVYCTSNDNNPSLCHSEAEDIEPSVTKISSNSFTNVHLKSKTVICDNSNLTDQHSKFACEEYKQSVGRTSSASVNHFDDLYQPIGSSDIASSLQSLPPGIKVDSLTLLQCGENASPVLDAVLKSKSTEFLKHAEKEIIVEVGSGLPDSGTGFASWENRHNNGLPGKCVHEAEEEGNSILPDKRGRPELSFDEEGGRVHEHTSDDSEVVFSSCDLNLTMEDSDCVTYTLKCDSSGHASEIVSTVHEDYSGSSESSSDESDSEDTDSDDSSMPRNRLQSVVVVPKNSTLPMEETSPCSSRSSQSYRHYSDHWEDERLESRRHSYEEKFESIASKACPQTEKFFLHKGTEKNPEVSFTQPCRKQIDKHMPEIAHPQSDGVDSTSHTDVRCDPLGHSNSEETVEAKIASRQQEELPVYSDDFEDVPSKCRQQTTFPNRPDSRLGRTELNFSSSYEISRVDGFHSSEELRNLGWDFPQQEKPTTTYQQPDSSYGACGGHKYHQSADQYGGTRNYWQGNGYWDPRSAGRPPGTGVVYDRIQGQVPDSLTDDREEEENWDQRGGPHFSSQSSKFFSSLQKDKGSVQAPEISSNSIKDSLAVNEKKDLSKNLEKSDMKDRGPPKKRRQELESDSESDGELQDRKKVRVEIEQGETTVAPGSALIGPSCVMEDFRDPQRWKECAKQGKMPCYFDLIEENVYLTERKKNKSHRDIKRMQCECTPLSKDERAQGEIACGEDCLNRLLMIECSSRCPNGDYCSNRRFQRKQHADVEVILTEKKGWGLRAAKDLPSNTFVLEYCGEVLDHKEFKARVKEYARNKNIHYYFMALKNDEIIDATQKGNCSRFMNHSCEPNCETQKWTVNGQLRVGFFTTKLVPSGSELTFDYQFQRYGKEAQKCFCGSANCRGYLGGETRVSIRAAGGKMKKERSRKKDSVDGELEALMENGEGLSDKNQVLSLSRLMVRIETLEQKLTCLKLIQNTHSQSCLKSFLERHGLSLLWIWMAELGEGRESNQKLQEEIIKTLEHLPIPTKNMLEESKVLPIIQRWSQTKIAVPQLSEGDGYSSENTSRAHTPLNTPDPSTKLSTEADTDTPKKLVFRRLKIISENSMDSAISDATSELEGKDGKEDLDQLENVPVEEEEELQSQQLLTQQLPGSKVDSEIVVEASKLPTSEPEADTDIEPKESHSTKLEEHIAEETPSQDEEEGVSDVESERSQEQPDKTVDISDLATKLLDSWKDLKLLRAARSLLTSPADHVSPFLNSIFNFVLKKNENLACIL from the exons agaagaagaaaatgag gCAAAGAGTGAAAATGTGCAGAAAACAGGTTTCATCAAAGGACCAATGTTCAAAGGTGTTGTTGCTTCTAGTCGGTTTTTGCCCAAAGGCACCAAGACAAAAGTTAATTTGGAGGAACAGGGACGACAGAAGGtgtcattcagcttcagctttacaAAGAAAACTTTGCAGAACAGGTTTCTAACTGCACTTGGCAATGACAAGCAAAGTGATACTCCAAACTCCCCATCTGTACCTCTTCAAGTAGACTTGACctctaaaattaaaatggatgTTGGAGATACCTTATCTGTTACAGAAGAATCTTCCCCACCAAAATCAAGGGTAGAATTGGgcaaaattcattttaagaaacatcTTCTTCATGTAACATCCAGGCCTCTGCTGACTACTACCCCAGCAGTGACATCTCCACCTCCTCCCATAGTAACCTCACCAGCAGTCATGGCAGAATCAACAACTGTAGACTCGCCACCCTCAtctccacctcccccacctccacctccccaaGCCGCAACATCCTCACCACCAGCACCAGTAACAGAGCCAGTGGCCTTGCCACACACACCGATAACAGTTCTGATGACAGCACCAGTCGATGTAGCAGTTAGAGCCCTAAAGGAACCATCGGTTACAATTGTACCAGAATCTTCAGAAGTGGACACTAAGCAGGACACCGTATCGGACAGTTCCGAAGAACACATCATTCAGAATTCAAATGAGCAAGCAGATATTCCCTCACAAAAAGAAGATTCCcatattgggaaggaagaagaaattccaGATAGTTCTAAGAGTAGTCTGAGCTCTAAAAAAACAGGTTCTAAGAAGAAATCCTCCCAATCAGAAAGCACCTTTCTTGGCTCAGAATCTGATGAAGATTCTGTACGGACTTCCTCAAGTCAGAGATcacatgatttaaaattttcagcaagcattgaaaaggaaagagattcAAAAAAGAGTTTAGCGCCTTTAAAAAGTGAGGATTTAGGGAAATCTTCACGATCTAAAACAGAAAGAGATGATAAGTATTTTAGCTACTCAAAACTTGAAAGAGATACTCGATATATATCCTCTCGATGTAGATCAGAGAGAGAGCGAAGGCGAAGCAGATCTCGTTCTAGGTCTGACAGAGGCTCTAGAACTAGCTTATCCTATTCCCGGTCAGAACGATCCCATTATTATGACTCTGATCGTCGCTACCATAGGAGTTCCCCTTATCGAGAGAGGACACGCTATTCTCGGCCATATACAGATAACAGGGCACGAGAGAGTTCTGACTCAGAAGATGAGTATAAGAAGACATACTCAAGGCGCACCTCATCTCATTCCTCCTCTTACAGAGACCTAAGGACATCATCGTCCTATTCTAAGTCTGATCGGGACTGCAAAACTGAGTCCTCTTActtagagatggagaaaagaggaaaacattctttaaaactaGAAAGAGAATCCAAAAGGActtcagaaaatgaaacagtGAAAAGATGTTGTTCTCCCCCTAATGAACTGGGATTCCGACGGGGGTCATCATATTCCAAGCATGAAAACAGTGCTTCCCGTTATAAATCTACTCCTTCAAAATCTATACCCAAgtctgataaatttaaaaattctttctgttgtacagaattaaatgaggaaatcaaACAGTCTCATTCTTTTAGTTTACAGACTCCTTGTTCAAGAGGTAGCGAAGTAAGAATGATTAgtaaaaatcctgaaagaaaaaagactggatCTCCATCTCCATCAAATCAATTAAATGATTCACCTACATTTAGAAAGCTAGAAGAATCGCCTATTTTTAAGTCTGAATTTATAGGACATGATAGCCATGGTAGTGTTAAGGAATTAGACTCTTTATCTAAAGTGAAGAATGATCAATTAAGAAGCTACTGTCCcatagaattaaatataaatggttctCCGGGGGCAGAATCTGATTTGGTAACATTTTGCACTTCTAAAACTGACACTGTTTTGATGTCTTCTGATGATAGTGTGACTGGATCGGAGGTATCCCCGTTGGTCAAAGCATGTCTGCTTTCATCAAACGGATTTCAGAATATTAGTAGATGTAAAGAAACAGATTTGGATGATACTTGCATGCAACATAGTAAGTCAGAAAGCCcatttagagaaacagaacctcCAGTGTCACCACATCAAGAAAAACTCATGTCTTCTCCAGTCATGGCTATAGATTATTCCAAAACAGTAGTTAAAGAACCGGTTGATTTGAGGGTTTCTTGCTGTAAAACCAAAGATTCAGATGTATACTGTACTTCAAATGACAACAACCCTTCTTTGTGTCATTCCGAAGCTGAAGATATTGAGCCTTCAGTTACGaagatttcttcaaatagctttaCGAATGTGCATTTGAAATCAAAAACAGTTATATGTGATAACAGTAATCTGACAGATCAGCACTCGAAATTTGCATGTGAAGAATATAAGCAGAGTGTTGGTAGAACTAGTTCAGCTTCTGTTAATCATTTTGATGATTTATATCAACCAATAGGGAGTTCAGACATTGCTTCATCTCTTCAGAGTCTTCCACCAGGAATAAAAGTGGACAGTTTAACTCTCTTACAATGTGGAGAGAACGCATCTCCAGTTTTGGATGCTGTGCTGAAGAGTAAAAGCACAGAGTTTTTGAAgcatgcagaaaaagaaataatagtagaAGTAGGTAGTGGCCTACCTGATTCAGGAACAGGATTTGCTTCCTGGGAAAACCGGCATAATAATGGGTTACCTGGGAAATGTGTGCATGAGGCTGAAGAAGAAGGGAATTCCATTTTGCCCGATAAAAGAGGAAGACCAGAACTCTCTTTTgatgaagaaggaggaagagtaCATGAACACACCTCTGATGATTCAGAAGTTGTATTTTCTTCTTGCGATTTGAATTTAACCATGGAAGACAGTGACTGTGTAACATACACCTTAAAATGTGACAGTAGTGGTCATGCCTCAGAGATTGTGTCTACTGTTCATGAAGATTATTCTGGTTCCTCTGAAAGTTCAAGTGATGAAAGTGATTCGGAAGATACAGATTCTGATGATAGCAGTATGCCAAGAAACCGTCTTCAGTCAGTCGTGGTTGTGCCAAAGAATTCTACTTTGCCCATGGAAGAAACAAGTCCTTGTTCTTCTCGGAGCAGTCAAAGTTACAGACACTATTCTGACCATTGGGAAGATGAGAGATTGGAGTCAAGGAGACATTCATATGAGGAAAAATTTGAGAGCATAGCAAGTAAAGCCTGTCCTCAGACTGAGAAGTTCTTCCTTcataaaggaacagagaagaatcCAGAAGTTTCTTTTACACAGCCTTgcagaaaacaaattgataagCACATGCCTGAAATTGCTCATCCTCAGAGTGATGGGGTTGACAGTACAAGTCACACTGATGTGAGATGTGACCCTCTAGGTCATTCAAATTCTGAGGAAACAGTGGAAGCCAAAATAGCTTCTAGGCAGCAAGAAGAGTTGCCGGTTTATTCTGATGATTTTGAAGATGTCCCAAGTAAGTGTCGGCAACAGACCACTTTCCCTAATAGGCCAGATAGTAGACTGGGAAGAACGGAGCtgaatttttcttcctcttacgAGATCTCCCGAGTGGATGGCTTCCATTCATCGGAAGAGCTCAGAAACCTAGGGTGGGACTTCCCTCAGCAAGAGAAGCCTACCACCACCTATCAGCAGCCTGACAGCAGCTATGGAGCCTGTGGTGGACACAAGTATCACCAAAGTGCAGATCAGTATGGTGGGACACGTAATTACTGGCAAGGCAACGGCTACTGGGATCCAAGGTCAGCAGGCAGACCTCCTGGCACGGGGGTTGTGTATGATCGAATTCAAGGGCAGGTGCCAGATTCCTTAACAGATGACCGTGAAGAGGAAGAGAATTGGGATCAGCGTGGGGGACCTCACTTTTCAAGCCAGTCCAGTAAATTTTTCTCATCCCTTCAGAAGGACAAGGGATCAGTGCAAGCACCTGAAATAAGCAGCAATTCTATTAAGGACTCTTTAGCtgtgaatgaaaagaaagatctttcaaaaaacttagaaaaaagtgATATGAAAGATAGAGGGCCTCCTAAAAAAAGGAGGCAGGAATTGGAGAGTGATTCTGAAAGTGATGGTGAGCTTCAGGACAGAAAGAAAGTTAGAGTGGAGATAGAGCAGGGGGAGACCACAGTGGCCCCAGGATCAGCGCTGATTGGGCCTTCATGTGTCATGGAGGACTTCAGGGACCCACAGCGATGGAAGGAATGTGCCAAGCAAGGGAAGATGCCTTGTTACTTTGATCTGattgaagaaaatgtttatttaacagAAAG AAAGAAGAATAAATCCCATCGGGATATTAAGCGAATGCAGTGTGAGTGTACACCTCTTTCTAAAGATGAAAGAGCTCAAGGTGAAATAGCATGTGGGGAAGATTGTCTTAATCGTCTCCTCATGATTGAATG TTCTTCCCGGTGTCCAAATGGGGATTATTGTTCCAATAGACGGTTTCAGAGAAAACAGCATGCAGATGTGGAAGTCATACTCACAGAAAAGAAAGGCTGGGGCTTGAGAGCTGCCAAAGACCTTCCTTC CAACACCTTTGTCCTGGAATATTGTGGAGAGGTACTTGATCATAAAGAGTTTAAAGCCCGGGTAAAGGAGTATGCACGAAACAAAAACATCCACTACTATTTCATGGCCCTGAAGAATGATGAG ATAATAGATGCCACTCAGAAAGGAAATTGCTCTCGTTTCATGAATCACAGCTGTGAACCAAACTGTGAGACTCAAAAA TGGACTGTGAATGGACAGCTGAGGGTTGGGTTTTTTACCACCAAACTGGTTCCTTCAGGCTCAGAGTTAACATTTGACTATCAGTTCCAACGATATGG AAAAGAAGCTCAGAAATGTTTCTGTGGGTCAGCTAATTGCCGGGGTTACCTGGGAGGAGAGACTAGAGTCAGCATCAGAGCAGCAGGagggaaaatgaagaaggaaCGATCTCGTAAGAAGGATTCA GTGGATGGAGAGCTAGAAGCTCTGATGGAGAATGGTGAGGGTCTCTCTGATAAAAATCAGGTTCTCAGCTTATCCCGGCTAATGGTTAGAATTGAAACTTTGGAGCAGAAGCTTACCTGTCTCAAGCTCATACAG AACACACATTCACAGTCTTGCCTGAAGTCTTTTCTGGAACGTCATGGGCTGTCTTTGTTGTGGATCTGGATGGCAGAGCTAGGTGAAGGCCGGGAAAGTAACCAGAAACTTCAGGAAGAG ATTATAAAGACTTTGGAACACTTACCCATTCCTACTAAAAATATGTTGGAGGAAAGCAAAGTGCTTCCAATTATTCAACGTTGGTCTCAGACCAAGATTGCTGTCCCTCAGTTGAGTGAAGGAGATGGGTATTCTAGTGAGAATACGTCACGTGCTCACACACCACTCAACACACCTGATCCTTCCACCAAGCTGAGCACTGAAGCTGACACAGACACCCCCAAGAAGCTGGTGTTTCGTAGACTTAAAATTATAAGTGAAAATAGCATGGACAGTGCAATCTCTGATGCTACCAGCGAGCTAGAAGGCAAAGATGGCAAAGAGGACCTTGACCAGTTAGAAAACGTCCCtgtagaagaagaggaagagttaCAGTCACAACAGCTACTCACACAACAGCTGCCTGGATCGAAAGTTGATAGTGAAATTGTTGTGGAGGCCAGTAAGCTACCCACGTCTGAACCAGAGGCTGATACTGACATAGAGCCTAAAGAGAGCCATAGCACAAAACTGGAAGAACATATTGCTGAGGAAACACCATCCCAAGATGAAGAGGAGGGTGTATCTGATGTGGAGAGTGAGAGAAGCCAGGAGCAGCCTGATAAAACAGTAGATATAAGTGATTTGGCCACCAAACTCCTGGACAGTTGGAAAGATCTAAAG CTTCTCAGGGCAGCAAGGAGCTTGTTAACATCACCAGCTGACCATGTGTCTCCTTTTCTCAACTCCATTTTCAACTTCGTGCTGAAGAAAAACGAGAACCTAGCGTGCATTCTGTGA